In Selenomonas dianae, a genomic segment contains:
- a CDS encoding type II toxin-antitoxin system Phd/YefM family antitoxin, with the protein MVAVNFSTLRSNLKSYCDAATRDAETIIVTRRNEENVVLMSFENYNNLVENVFLMSDRHNYAHIVEGIAQLRAGCVTEKSSEELARLLDE; encoded by the coding sequence ATGGTGGCGGTGAATTTTTCGACACTGCGGAGCAATTTGAAGTCCTATTGTGATGCGGCAACGCGCGATGCGGAGACAATCATCGTGACACGGCGCAATGAGGAGAATGTTGTGCTGATGAGCTTTGAAAACTATAACAATCTGGTGGAGAATGTCTTTCTGATGAGTGATCGGCACAACTATGCCCACATCGTCGAGGGGATTGCGCAGCTGCGTGCAGGATGTGTGACAGAGAAGTCATCGGAAGAATTGGCGCGGCTTCTCGATGAATAA
- a CDS encoding two-partner secretion domain-containing protein, giving the protein MNFKKKMRRGSLAALITLALTSSALAMPTDGVVMEGGSDITITDNNWTNPASEATITAANDGLVGWNTFNIGETEKLYFNIADGKTLVNQVTGVGQLSSILGTMEQTGGKGNLVLINPSGIYVGSNAVLNIPDLTLSALSAEKATDTERILKADGEGLLNVTGGHFVGNEVNLIGRKVNVADGVVFDLGTAGDTSTKTMLQVLAADRAEWTFDGDRMLTENITHNAGNDVVFNGTVNMKGGDKNLVEIGGATATATGAKFHDVRTSGDRLETTIYAASKVQSDERSADRSKHRFTSETTKDNKVTADNITADGESLSLGGGVATLKNSKISVDDLAIDGIASISTVGDGKRTETLTAPDRTVTISNSQLKADEVGIHGGKVTVDSNVTFGKLSEAGNFEVVAGNVYHEQDRYTTAAGNDLAFHGKVDDFAKKADTDVILLGNTVNLDDAQIGQTGRVGNVNIGAVNELDAKSHVTANATKTNTLSANGANIQSDASVQMLGGTVTLTNTALDVARKIHVSTGSYREQGGEARTITTAADQQVTFAGTGTYKAKSVDVRGGKVTVESGITFAAQDPANEKGLDIVAGSEQVSSDGKTRTYTHNKGNDLAFHGKSENLGKTENDPVALLGSTVNLDGARIEGAGYVNAAAAQRIVSTDSGVTVTASAGNALSADGAQITGSKDVYLVGGNVVLKNGQIQATRDTKLVAAASFILSGSNMRASTTKDNVLYLDHTTVSSGAVIPINGKAQFVNGTQLTADGGVYLLTGTSFSHEGGVLKGNVTKNNIVSMWGSKVTGHNVTLAAGGAEVYGHSEVKASDELIAADVTRTDGSQLSLIKDGDSTVKHHNTIDAEGFTVKGAADVPPTPEKPVPPSVPDTIAPAETNLSEQDKENIATGKAKAQEALAAPTQEQRAEALVKTVAQLNEKVGTSRRQTAGVVVGLVEQIAASAALSDAEKATLTETVVSAYAPVQEAKAEQEHLTTDTVDEAAASAASPSVAPVYPDETEAEDVVTFA; this is encoded by the coding sequence ATGAATTTCAAAAAGAAAATGCGCCGCGGCAGTCTTGCGGCACTCATTACGCTGGCACTCACGAGCTCCGCACTCGCCATGCCGACGGACGGTGTGGTGATGGAGGGCGGCAGCGACATCACCATCACCGACAACAACTGGACAAATCCCGCCTCGGAGGCGACCATCACGGCGGCGAACGACGGTCTGGTCGGATGGAATACCTTTAACATCGGCGAGACGGAGAAACTGTACTTTAACATCGCGGATGGCAAGACCCTCGTCAATCAGGTGACGGGTGTCGGCCAGCTGTCGAGCATCCTCGGCACGATGGAGCAGACGGGCGGCAAGGGCAATCTCGTCCTCATCAACCCGAGCGGCATCTATGTCGGTTCGAACGCTGTGCTGAACATCCCCGACCTGACCCTCTCCGCACTCAGCGCGGAGAAGGCGACGGATACGGAGCGCATTCTGAAGGCGGATGGCGAAGGCCTCCTCAACGTCACGGGCGGACACTTTGTCGGTAATGAGGTGAACCTCATCGGCAGGAAGGTGAACGTCGCGGACGGCGTGGTCTTTGACCTCGGCACGGCGGGGGATACGTCGACGAAGACCATGCTACAGGTGCTCGCAGCAGACCGTGCGGAGTGGACGTTTGACGGCGACCGGATGCTGACGGAGAACATCACGCACAATGCGGGCAACGATGTCGTCTTTAACGGCACGGTCAACATGAAGGGCGGCGACAAGAACCTCGTCGAGATCGGCGGCGCGACGGCAACGGCGACGGGTGCGAAGTTCCACGACGTGCGCACGAGCGGCGACCGTCTGGAGACCACCATCTATGCCGCCTCGAAGGTTCAGTCGGATGAGCGCAGTGCAGACCGCAGCAAACACCGCTTTACGTCCGAGACGACGAAGGATAACAAGGTCACGGCGGACAATATCACGGCGGACGGCGAGTCGCTCAGCCTCGGCGGCGGGGTCGCCACGCTCAAGAATAGCAAAATCTCTGTGGATGATCTCGCGATCGACGGTATCGCAAGTATCAGCACGGTCGGCGACGGCAAGCGGACCGAGACGCTGACCGCGCCCGACCGCACGGTGACGATCTCGAACAGTCAGCTGAAGGCGGATGAGGTCGGCATCCACGGCGGCAAGGTGACGGTGGATAGCAATGTGACGTTTGGCAAGCTGTCCGAGGCAGGGAATTTCGAGGTTGTTGCAGGCAATGTCTACCATGAGCAGGATCGTTATACGACCGCAGCGGGCAATGACCTCGCGTTCCATGGCAAGGTGGACGACTTCGCCAAAAAGGCGGATACGGACGTGATTCTCCTCGGCAATACGGTCAATCTGGACGATGCACAGATTGGGCAGACCGGTCGTGTGGGGAATGTCAACATCGGTGCAGTCAACGAGTTGGATGCGAAGTCTCACGTCACAGCAAACGCGACGAAGACGAATACACTCAGTGCGAATGGGGCAAATATTCAGTCCGATGCGTCCGTTCAGATGCTTGGCGGCACGGTGACACTCACGAATACAGCATTGGATGTCGCGCGTAAAATTCATGTTTCGACGGGCAGCTACCGTGAGCAGGGCGGTGAGGCACGCACGATTACCACTGCCGCCGACCAGCAGGTGACCTTTGCCGGCACGGGCACATACAAGGCGAAGTCGGTTGATGTGCGCGGCGGCAAGGTGACGGTGGAGAGCGGCATCACCTTTGCGGCACAAGATCCGGCGAATGAGAAAGGTCTCGACATCGTTGCGGGCAGCGAGCAGGTGAGCAGCGACGGGAAAACGCGTACCTATACCCACAACAAGGGCAACGATCTCGCGTTCCACGGCAAGAGCGAGAACCTCGGCAAGACCGAGAACGATCCCGTGGCACTCCTCGGTTCGACCGTGAACCTTGACGGCGCACGCATCGAGGGCGCAGGCTATGTGAATGCGGCAGCGGCACAGCGCATCGTGAGCACGGACAGCGGCGTGACAGTCACGGCGAGCGCGGGCAATGCCCTCAGTGCGGACGGCGCACAGATCACTGGCAGCAAGGATGTCTATCTCGTCGGCGGAAATGTTGTACTGAAGAACGGACAGATTCAGGCGACGAGAGATACTAAACTTGTGGCGGCAGCCAGCTTCATCCTGAGTGGCAGCAATATGCGTGCCTCGACAACTAAGGATAACGTCCTTTATCTTGACCATACAACGGTTTCGTCGGGAGCTGTGATTCCTATTAATGGAAAAGCACAGTTTGTGAACGGGACGCAACTGACGGCGGATGGAGGGGTTTATCTTCTGACGGGTACCAGTTTCTCGCATGAGGGCGGCGTATTGAAGGGGAATGTGACGAAGAATAACATTGTTTCCATGTGGGGATCGAAAGTGACGGGGCATAATGTAACTCTTGCCGCAGGTGGTGCAGAGGTCTATGGTCATAGCGAAGTCAAGGCAAGTGATGAGTTGATCGCGGCTGATGTCACGCGGACGGACGGTTCTCAGCTGTCCCTCATAAAAGATGGGGATTCCACGGTAAAGCACCACAATACCATAGATGCTGAGGGCTTTACCGTAAAGGGCGCGGCGGATGTCCCGCCCACCCCCGAGAAGCCCGTCCCGCCCTCCGTTCCCGACACAATCGCACCTGCGGAGACGAACCTCTCCGAACAGGACAAGGAGAACATCGCGACGGGCAAGGCAAAGGCACAGGAGGCTCTTGCGGCACCGACGCAGGAGCAGCGTGCCGAGGCACTCGTAAAGACCGTCGCACAGCTCAATGAGAAGGTCGGTACGTCGCGTCGGCAGACGGCGGGCGTCGTCGTGGGGCTCGTGGAGCAGATCGCCGCCTCGGCCGCGCTCTCCGACGCGGAGAAGGCAACCCTCACGGAGACGGTGGTAAGCGCCTACGCGCCCGTACAGGAGGCAAAGGCGGAGCAGGAACACCTCACGACGGACACCGTCGATGAGGCGGCAGCGTCCGCTGCATCTCCGTCCGTCGCCCCCGTCTACCCCGACGAGACCGAGGCGGAGGACGTTGTAACGTTCGCGTGA
- a CDS encoding Txe/YoeB family addiction module toxin: MNKVFSENAWRDFMAWVQEDRKTARKINELLKDIERNGHEGIGKPEPLRHDLSGYWSRRITQVDRLIYTFDEKNIYIAACKGHYE, encoded by the coding sequence ATGAATAAGGTGTTCTCGGAGAATGCATGGCGGGACTTCATGGCGTGGGTGCAGGAGGATCGCAAGACGGCGCGTAAGATCAACGAACTGCTGAAGGATATTGAGCGGAACGGACACGAGGGCATCGGCAAGCCCGAACCCCTGCGGCATGATCTATCGGGCTATTGGAGCCGCCGCATCACGCAGGTGGATCGCCTCATCTACACGTTTGACGAGAAGAATATCTATATCGCTGCCTGCAAGGGGCATTATGAATAA
- the atpB gene encoding F0F1 ATP synthase subunit A, whose translation MHEIGVREAVQIAGFTFNSQTLVMTWISMVVVLFIGWLATRNLRVVPTSNWQMMMETVIEALHDQVEENMGPRGRGFLSTFIVSLFLFLLVSNWIGLIPTMASPTNDLNTTLGLALLVIVMMHVLGLAVKGMHYVAHFFQPVAPFIIINIVEEVAKPITLSFRLFGNILAGEILIHILLQLLGNGSTIPSVIWLAFSVFVGIVQALVFTMLSTAYIGAAIKTEDH comes from the coding sequence ATGCACGAAATCGGTGTTCGCGAGGCAGTGCAGATCGCCGGATTTACCTTCAATTCGCAGACGCTGGTGATGACGTGGATCTCGATGGTCGTCGTCCTCTTCATCGGTTGGCTCGCGACGCGCAATCTCAGGGTTGTGCCGACGTCGAACTGGCAGATGATGATGGAGACGGTGATCGAGGCGCTTCATGACCAGGTCGAGGAGAACATGGGGCCGCGCGGGCGTGGATTCCTGTCCACGTTCATCGTGTCGCTGTTCCTGTTCCTGCTCGTGTCGAATTGGATCGGTCTGATTCCGACGATGGCATCGCCGACAAACGATCTGAACACCACACTGGGACTGGCTCTGCTGGTCATCGTCATGATGCACGTCCTGGGACTTGCGGTGAAGGGGATGCACTATGTGGCGCATTTCTTCCAGCCGGTCGCACCGTTCATCATCATCAACATTGTCGAGGAGGTTGCGAAACCGATCACGCTGTCGTTTCGTCTATTCGGCAACATCTTGGCGGGTGAGATTCTCATTCACATCCTGCTGCAGCTTCTCGGGAATGGCTCCACCATCCCTTCGGTGATCTGGCTCGCGTTCAGTGTGTTCGTCGGCATTGTGCAGGCGCTTGTCTTTACGATGCTCTCGACGGCTTATATTGGCGCAGCGATCAAGACAGAGGATCACTAA
- a CDS encoding ShlB/FhaC/HecB family hemolysin secretion/activation protein has product MKKKKARMLAAAMLAGGALLNYGTASAAADSDRDSAARAIERSEMDVRSAAEKNATAMDTRNMNVRVSGITVTGGNENTVRALLPELSRDTVNIRKLSQQIQSVNDTGALVLGTRFSPVGDGSYRVTVSVAEKKSDHVRLAVSNTGTEYTGDWRTSLTYINTNISGSADTFGAAFVTSPGHFGDVKVGALSYRKLMPEWNGAVSVSVSHGRTNIDNYDGGTGGLLDLTVGGRSTNADLHYQRFFSYTARNKDILDFGLGYRRTESEVGGRIGSIIQPKRTQDYDVMLASLTYLHTEKKPNSVLSYNVGLATNVSGDADTYRTYSADRNFTLLRAGMNYQTRSQSDWIGALRLNAQYTNKHIVPVEQLGAGGAMSVRGFDERAIAADKGVVGSIEIYTPEIAKHTRLLAFTDYAHLANNNSNRVIYDSDSIASAGLGVRYADGRFSFALDYARVLRDADKTDLDRSKANRRHWNLTASMSF; this is encoded by the coding sequence ATGAAGAAAAAGAAGGCAAGGATGCTCGCGGCGGCAATGCTCGCGGGGGGCGCACTGCTGAACTACGGGACGGCATCGGCGGCTGCGGACAGCGACCGCGACAGTGCGGCGCGCGCCATTGAGCGTTCGGAGATGGATGTGCGCAGCGCGGCGGAGAAGAACGCAACGGCGATGGACACGCGGAACATGAACGTGCGCGTGAGCGGGATCACCGTCACGGGCGGGAACGAGAACACCGTGCGTGCGCTGCTGCCCGAGCTCTCGCGCGACACCGTGAACATCCGCAAACTCTCGCAGCAGATCCAGAGCGTCAACGACACGGGGGCGCTCGTCCTCGGCACGCGCTTCAGTCCCGTGGGGGACGGCAGCTACCGCGTTACGGTCAGTGTCGCGGAGAAAAAGAGCGACCACGTCCGCCTCGCCGTGAGCAACACGGGAACGGAGTACACGGGCGACTGGCGCACCTCGCTCACCTATATCAACACGAACATCTCGGGCAGTGCCGATACGTTCGGCGCGGCATTCGTCACATCGCCCGGGCATTTCGGCGATGTGAAGGTCGGCGCACTCTCCTATCGGAAGCTCATGCCGGAGTGGAACGGTGCTGTATCCGTCAGCGTCAGCCACGGGCGCACGAACATTGACAACTACGACGGCGGCACAGGGGGACTCCTCGATCTGACCGTTGGCGGCAGGAGCACGAATGCCGACCTGCACTATCAGCGGTTCTTCTCCTATACCGCGCGGAACAAGGACATCCTCGATTTCGGCCTCGGGTATCGCCGCACGGAGAGTGAGGTGGGCGGCAGGATCGGCTCGATCATCCAACCGAAGCGTACGCAGGACTATGACGTCATGCTCGCCTCCCTGACCTACCTGCACACGGAGAAAAAGCCCAACAGCGTCCTCTCGTACAACGTCGGACTTGCGACCAACGTCAGCGGCGATGCCGATACGTACCGCACCTACAGTGCGGACAGGAACTTTACCCTGCTGCGTGCCGGGATGAACTATCAGACCCGTTCGCAGAGCGACTGGATCGGTGCCCTGCGCCTGAACGCACAGTATACAAACAAGCACATCGTCCCCGTCGAGCAGCTTGGCGCGGGCGGTGCGATGAGCGTGCGGGGCTTTGATGAGCGTGCGATTGCAGCAGACAAGGGGGTCGTCGGGAGCATCGAGATCTACACCCCCGAGATCGCAAAGCATACGCGTCTCCTCGCGTTCACGGACTATGCGCATTTGGCGAACAACAACAGCAACCGTGTGATCTACGACAGCGACAGCATCGCGAGCGCAGGGCTTGGCGTGCGCTATGCGGACGGACGCTTCTCGTTTGCCCTCGACTACGCACGGGTTCTGCGCGATGCGGACAAGACCGATCTCGATCGATCGAAGGCAAACCGCCGCCACTGGAATCTGACGGCGAGCATGAGCTTCTAA